Genomic DNA from Gilliamella sp. ESL0441:
GAGCTTCAGATTTGACAAAATATCACACTAGATTGAACATATGAATAAGCCAACTATCATAGTTGGCTTTAGTATTGTTCTAATACTCAATCATATTGATAATATTATTTAGCTACCCATTTGCCGTTTTCATCTTTATGATAAAGTTTTTCAACTGCCGACCAAGCAACACGAAAGGCAACTTGCTCAGGCGGACTATTGTCTCGTCGTTTTTTCGGATCTTGGTATTCCTTAATCGCACTATTAAATGCCTCTTTAAATATATCTTGAGCATGTTCTGGCAGTACATGACGTACGGATTCAGGTAAATCATTGCGTGTTTTGTATGGCATATCACATCCCCTTTAAAAATGAATCATATATAATTGCAAAATTAATGGTAATGATGGGTAAATAGCATTTAAAACGACTTACTAAGAATTTAGATGTTTTTATAGTCAAATACAAGCAGATTTTAGCAATACATAATCAATATTTAATATTTTGCAGTTGTTTATAAACAAGATTAATGTTAATAAAAAAGTAAAATTAAACACAAAGTATTAGATAGGTAATGATCTGTGTAATGTATTGATTAACATTGATTATTTTTTCGATAATTAAATAAAATTGCCTAAATAAAAAAATTTTAAACGAAAATCAATCTTTACAAAATAAAAAAGTTTTTACTCAAAGTTATGTAATTATTGATTAATTAAATTAAAAAAGTTATTTTAATACTATTTTGTTTTTTATTTATCCAGATTTTTAACACTATTAGAATTATTATAATAATTTATGGTGGTAAATAAGTGCTATTTAGGTTGTAGAATTAATAAGGAAAGCAGATGTCATTAACGGATATAGTTTCAGCAGGGCTTGATGCTCTAACCAGTACGGTGTCTCATAATCGTTACTTACTCAAACTTGATGAACTTGACATGACCGATACGATATCGGTTTTTTCGGTCGTCATTGATGAACAGTTAAATCAGCCTTGGCGCTATACCATCACTTTCACAAGTCCCAATCGAGCTTTATCCGTTGACAGTATTTTAAATAAATCGGCTTCATTCTCTTTTTTGCCAGAAACAGAAAAACTAATGGATATAATATTTGATTCATCATCTATTACAAAGCAAGTTTTTGGTGTCATAACCGCCTTTAGTTTAATATCAATAAACCAAGAAGAGGCACATTACCAAGTTGTGTTGGAACCAAGGCTTGCGCTACTTAACAATAGTCGAGGTAGTGCAATTTATCAAAATCAAAGTGTAATAAGTGTCGTTGAACATCTATTAAGACAACACGGTTTAAATGGTATTGATTATCGACTTGATTTAAGTGAAAGCTATCCTGCTCGAGAACTGATTACTCAATGGCAAGAAAGTGATTTGGCTTTTATTCAAAGATTATTATCGGATGTTGGAATTAGTTTTTACTTTGAAACGCATCCAGAACATAATTGTGATGTTGTCGTATTCAGCGATCAAGACCAACATTTTAAAGAATATGGCTCAATTATTCATCAAAAACCAAGCGGAATGGGCGATGGTGGTAATTTCAGTGTATGGGCGCTCACACCACAAAGTAAAATGGTTAATCAAAATGTTATGGTTAATGACTATAACTATCGTAATGCAAAACAAGACATGTTTTCGCAAGTCAATACGGCATTAACTGAAACTACCACTTATGGCACTGAGTACCATTACGGTGAAAACTATAAACATCTATCAGAAAATACAGACAGCAATGAAATTGAAAGCGGGCAATGGTTTGCTACTATTCGTCATCAGCATAACATATCGCATCAACGTATTATTCAGGGTAAATGCAATAATTATAATCTAGCACCCGGTCAACGATGGTTTATTATAAACAGCGAAATCGATGACATCGATGATGGGATAATTATCTTAGCGATTACAGGTAATGGTGATCGGAGCAACGCTTACGAAATAGAGTTTACCGCTATTGCGTTTGATGTTTTAAAACCTTATCGACCACGTCCATTACCTATGCCCAAAATTGGAAATACCTTGCCAGCCCGAATTACAAGTCCAGATAATGATACATATGGTTATATCGATGAACATGGGCGTTATCGGGTCAAATTCAACTTTGATTTAGCAAACTGGCGTAGTGGTCAAGAAAGTTTATGGGTCAGATTTGCCAGCCCCTATGCTGGAAGCCAATATGGTTTTCATTTTCCGTTAATTGATGGTACTGAAGTGGCTATTGCCTTTACAGATCAAAATCCAAATCGCCCTTATATTGCATTTGCATTTCATGATAGCGCGCATCCTGATCCTGTTACAAATCTTAATAAACATCGTAATGTGATTCGCACACCCACTAACAACAAATTGCGAATGGATGACAAACGAGGTCAGGAGCATATCAAACTCGCAACCGAATATGGCAAAACACAATTAAATATCGGGCATCTTGTCAACAGTAATAAAGAGCAACGAGGGGAAGGGTTTGAACTTCGTACCGATATGTGGGGAGCGATTGCAGCGAACCGTGGATTGTATCTGACCAGTCAAACAAAATCCAAAGCGCAAGGCAAACAGCTAGACATGCAAGGGGCAATTTCTGAACTGGAAAATGCGTTATCGATAGCTAAAGCACTCCAAAATGCGACGGAACAAGCACAAAGTCATGTACCTGATGTTGATTCCCAGCAACAATTACAAAGCGCAGTATCTAATATGTCACAACCGGGAATTCTCGCTTATGCACAAGAAGGGATGGCTTTAACCAGTTCGGAAAATATCCAACTCACAACCAAAAATAGTGTAACAGTGACAACGGCAAAACAGACGGATATTTCGGCGTTGAAAAATATTACCTTAACTACCTCAGAAGCGATTAGTTTAATGGCACAAAAATCGGGAGTGAAAGTTATTACTAATCAGGGTGATATCGATGTGCAAGCTCAAACAGACCAAATAGCGTTAGCGGCAAAACAAAACATTCAAATTGATAGTGCTAACAGTCATGTCGACTTTTCTGCCGCAAAAACACTCAAGCTTATTTGTGGTGGTTCGTATATCAAAATAAGCGAAGCTGGGATTGAGTTAGGCACCCAAGATAATATCTATCTTAAAAGCAATGCGATGCAAAAAATGTCACCAGCAACCGAAACCAGAACTATTAAACTAAAATCAAGTAATTTAGATATTAAAAGTTGTTCCGAAATGGATTAAATATGCTTAAAGAATTAAATAAAAGAGCCAGTTTTAATAAATATCGTTATCTTTTAATTGATAATTTAGTCGCTCTAAATTCGGTCAGTCCATTATCACGTAGAGGATTACAGAGTTTATATGGTGAAGATAAATTATTTGGCGAAAAAAAACTTACTACGGTTTTACGCACTGATCTAGATTATGATCCAAGCGTATGCCCGACATTAGTTATGCTTGCTGAACCTTATCAATTTTTAGAACAAGCAGTCATTGATAAAATCACAATGCAAGCCTCGGTTGAATGTTTTTGGTCAAAACGATATATCTGTGCATTTATTGTCACTGAACTTAAACCATCAATATTGGCAAAGCAGATTATTAATATTGGAAATCACATCGCTAAAACATTGCGACGACATTATTATCCCTTTTTTGAACCTTTCCGGATGCAGTTTTTACATGAACTTGGTTCAAACCAAGACAACGCATGGCTTAAAGCGCAATTTTCACAAATTGAAAACTATTATTATCCGTCAATTCACAATGGCGAATTTATTCCTTATATAAGCGATGACGAATCAACAATAGAACAAGGTTGGAGTACGGAATACTGTGAGCATTTAAAAAAATTAAGGGTCATTCGCACGCTTGTTAATGCATGGGCAAATAACCGCACACAATTTGAAGAACAAAAAAATGTGCCACTTGAAAAGCAGGTAATTATACAGGCAACGCAATTGATTGAACAAGCTGACAGATTAGGCTTAACCGATGCTGCCGATATTCTTTTTTGGGGACTAAATGGATTAAGGTATCACTATATGTTTACTACCCATCCAGAAGTACTGAAACAGATACCTAAAGCCCAACTGGCGCCCGGTACATTTTCTAAACATGTCATTGACGCCAAGATTAACCTTGAAAGCCAAATCCATTTATTAACAGAATAAAGAAAAATAAAGAATTAAAGAGTATAAGATGAATAAAACAGAAAACATCGCCATAGAAAATAAAAACGAAGCCAGTGGTAATTGCCTTGCGTGTGGTCGAACAGGAATACCGGTATTTTTATTGCGTCAGGCGGTGATAAAAATGAAAGGTCTTAAAACGGATGAGGCGAATCCCGATTATCAAGAATTGGCAAATTATACAAAAAATTTAAATTTTAGATCACGTATGCCCGATGAAAAACTGATCGAATACGGTTATATTCTACGGACTTTGCGAAACGGTTACATCTATGTAATGCAACAACAAGGCGAAGATATAAATAGTCGAATGATGCAAACCTATGAATGTGTTGAAGGGGCGTTAAGATTAAGAAGCCATCACCAACTTACTTTTACCGAACCAAGACCGATATCTAAAGCCTGTAAAAACTACTGTCACACTATTCCGGCAGCATTTATTCATCTACAACAAGACTATACTCAAGCATGGGTAGCATACAGTGCGCAACCTTGGAGTACAACAGCCGTTGAAGATTATCTAAAAGAGCAAGACAATCAAGTGTTATCCCGTTTTACCAAAATAGATATTACTAATTTAGCTCAGTCACCGGCAGAAGCAACCAGTAACCGGGCTGTCCCGTTTACCGATATCTTTGGTCAGGTAAATAATACTAAAACCCCCAGCAAAGTATTAGAGTTTCGTTTTGATGATAATAAATTACCTTTCTTTGAATCGGCGCATCCCTTTAACAGTTTTAAACAGCAAAAACAACAATTTGCAACGCATGCTAGCCAGTTATACAAAGGATCGAAACCAATATCTTGTGGAGTTGTATTAGAAGATACCTTTGGCATTGCCGAAGAACTTAACACACAGCGTGTTGTGCATCTGCATATATTTAATGAACAGCCACTGACTGACGATGAAATCAATTTAGCGGAAGAAACAATAAACGGTTTTGACGATATTGATAAGCTGAATAAAATTTATGAACAACGTGCGAAAAACATGTTCAAAACCATTAATCCTAAGTTACAGCGACAATTTAACTATTATAAACCGGTTATGTTCAAAAAACGCATAATATTGCAATTAATCGAACAATACCGATCTTCTATTATATCTGTTTATGATCAACAAATTGCAAAAGTAGAAGAAGAGATTGAAAATTTTAAAAATTCGGGTCTGGACACTGTAGGCTATAATGGCATTCCCGAATCGACGAGAATGCTTACTCGTGTAAGCCGTTTATATGCAGAAAAAAGAGAAAAGCTTAAGGATTTTGATGATTACATCGATCAAGGTGAAATTGAAAAATTCAATATTAAATTAGAAAAAGCATATAAAGAAGTAGTCAACTACCATAAAGAGTGGTCATTAGACTATTTTACGTATGCACGTTGGTTATTTGGCAAAGATGGCTTTACCTCAGCATTTACTGAAACAAAACCATTTAGCGTCAATGCCAACCATTTTTGGCAACGTGAATTTGATTTTAGCAGTTCAGAAACGCAACTAGTCTATCTATCGCAAGTGACAAATATGTTACTCGATACCACCCATTCAGAAATAAAATTGGATGAAGACAGCGCATTATGGGACGAACTACTCAGTAATCCTGAAAGTATTTACTACATCAGTGAATACGATAACCCTAAAGGGATCGATCATGATAAAGAACTCTATGTTGATCTGACCGATAATAGTCTGCTAAAACCCCTTGAACTGATATCAAATGCGACTAAATTTTTTTCGGTTATTAATAGTTATATAGAAAAAAGACATAATAACGACTTAGAAAATAAATTAATAGTTTTACGTGAAAATAAGCAACAAGCAGAAGTTGAAATCAAGCAAAACCAACAAAAGATAGCCGAACTGGAAAAGCAAAAGCAAAACATTCCAGTCAGTGATCCTGTCGCACAAGAACAGCTTAGAAAGTTAAAGAGGAGCTATGAAACCCAAATTCAGCAACTTAACAAAGAACTTAAAGCTATTGAACAACAGCTATCTAATCTCACTCAAACCGCCGAAGCGGCAGTTACACTTGAAAGCAAACCGTTAGCAAATACAGCACTAAAAAATCAGGCAATCTTGGCGAAAGATACCTTACGTTTTCCAATTAAAACCGAATGGATGCGATTAAATGCGTTTGATCAACTAGCTAAACTTGGGGCTCTGCCGGTTGAAATTAATGTAGAAGTGAGACCCGAAAATATTGCTAAAATTCAAAATTTATTCACCCAAATGCACCGGTCTTTTTTTAATAGGGGCATTTATCACCCACACGAACTTGCCTTTCTTGACAATTTTGATATTGATGAAAAGCCAGTCAAAACGGGATCGGGCAAAGTGCAAAAGGTTAAATTTACGTTATGTTTTCCAGATATACATACTAAAACGTTATTTGTGAACTTTATAAATAGCATCAACGGCAAATTAAGCCCTTATAATTTAAAACAATTTATGGAGCAAGCCTATAAAGATTATTTCAAATTAAAATATCAGCAAAAAATACGTCTTGAAAGCTTAGAACATGCTAATCGAGGCAAAACAACCACGACCCAAATATTAAACGAAACCAGTGATAAAAATACCAACCGAGCAAAAACCAAAATTGATGAAAAAATGGGAAAAGTGAAAGATGTTGTTGTGTTCAATGAGAATCAGAAAAATCAGAGTAGAGTTCAAATCAAGATAGAAGAAGCTGAAAATCATATCAAAAAAGGGAAATTTACCTTTAAAGTCAATCTTGCAGTTAGTGGGGTGTTAGGATGTATTAATTTAATGAACATTAACGATATCCTGAAAGAGTGGGATAAGGTTAAAGAAGGTAATGGTGCTCAACAAGCCCAACAACAGCTACTTAAAGAATTATTATCATTAGGACTGATTGCTATTGATATCACCAGCCAATATCAATATATCAAACTGAATATACAACTGAAAGATGCCCTCAATGCGGGTAATAAGATCAGCCTACTCAAAGCTAAAATTAAATTTAACAGCATGATATCTAAAACGGTTAATAAAGTATTTACGGCAATTACCGTAATCGAGGCTGCTGAGGAATTAATCAGTGCGTATGATATGAGAAATATGGAGGATAGTAAATTTTTTTATCGGAGATTGATTGGCTCTGTTGGATTAGGAATTGGCGCCATCATAGCCTTAGCGGGATCATGGCTTACGCTTCTTATTGGGGTAATTATGATTATAGGAGGAGCAATAATAATTATGTTGAGTAGAAAATATGATAATTTAACCCCTATTCAACATTGGTTAAACCGCTGCTGTTTTGGCACACAGGCAGAGTTTGATTATTTAGGCTATAGTGCCTATCAAGAAGAAGATTACAATGATCACAGTGGTTTTGGAGCAGCACTCAATGACTATGCGGTTATGGTCTCTAATATCCAGACTTTTATTCGTTTATTACCACCTTATCTTAAAGTCGGGTTTGTATCAAATAGACCAGGTGGTAGCAATCCAAATCGACGCCATGTTTATTTTTATTTGGATATTCCCGATTTTAGCAAATATAATCAAAATGAATCTGCAACAGCACTTATACGCATATTTATCACCCATTTTAACGATAAAACAGCATTTGAACCCGTACCAGAAAGATATATTGATCTAAAATGTCGTATAACGACAGAAAATATAGAGATATTAGAAGTCAAAAAGTACAATGATAATATAGAAAAATTTGCCAGAACGGATAAAAAAGCCTACTTTGAAAAATACGAAAGAGAATATGATCCAATCACCGGCAAACCTTTGCCTGATAATAACAAAATTATTGAGCCTGCTGAATTTACGTTAATCACATCCGCAAATAATATACAAACTGAAACACACACCAATGTCGATGAACTTATAAAAAACGGTTTAATTATCAATAAATGGATTGCAGGCACAATTGGCGAAGCCAGTATCGAAAAATATCATATTATGATTCAGTACAATAAGTATGATGACGTACCGTTAATCATTAATAAAAAAAGTAAAATCTAATTAAAAAAAGAGGAACAACAATGCCGTCAAAATACCGCCCACAAATACCCGGTTGGATAGGTGATTTAAACAAAGGCCCGACATATTTAATGGCGGATGATGATAGACTACTTTATGCCAATGACAATTTTTGTGCCTTTATTCGTAAAACAAAATCAGATCAAAATTTCTATTTATTTCTTTTTCTTTTAGCTCTGCTCATGAGTGCTGTCGGAATTTTTGCAGGGGTCAAATTATTTTTTCTACCTATAAATTTTGACGATAGAGAAGATATATATGCTTCATTGGTAACTATTATTCTTTCATTGACGATGATATTTGCTGTTTTTAATATTATTTTACCAGGTTTATACCAAAATCTTTTTACACGTCGTGGAAGCCCAATAATTTTTAACCGCAAAACGGGTCAGGTTTATGTGAACGAAAGTTACTTTTTTAGTTTTAGAATTCTTTATAACCCAATTTATCTTTTCCACCCGAATAAAAAGCGTATTAAAGAGTATGACTGGGCGCATTTACAAGGGGTAGTAGTGCATAACTTTTCCCGAAACTCACTAGTTACCATTATATTAATGGTATGTAAACCTCATACCCATAAGACAATCGACCATATACTATTAGACCCATTACGCGCTGGTGTAGGCAGTTATCTGGTCTGGGGTTGGGTTAATAACTTTATGTGCTTTGATGAGTTAATCGACTTAAATGAAGGCAAATATAAGACTGATGAAGAGCTCCAATTTAAAAAAGAGATTATAGAAGGTCAAGGTTGGCCAGACTGGATGGTCGAAGCATTTAATGCCACCACGCATGACGAGTTAGCTAAAATCAAACAAAAGTATAATGTTGAAGCGTCATAATAAGCTTGGATATAAAGAAAAAATAATAAAAGGGATAAGGAGTTAACATGGCATCAAAATACCGCCCACAAATACCCGGTTGTATTGGCGATTTAGATAAAGGCACAAAATATATATCTGATGCCGATAATCGACTACTTTATGCTAATGATAATTATTGTGTTTTCATTCGGAAACCGAAATTAAATCAAATTGTTTATACATTAGCTTTTTTATTAGCGTTTATTTGTTTGATTCCAGCAACAATTTCAATGATACTTGTAGTTTTTGTATTTAATACTTCAAATGATTATGATGTGAAAATTGAAATTATAGGTATATCATGTTTGATAGGTTGTTGTTTGGGGTTTTATGCTGCTTTACCTGAATTATACCATAACTTATTTACTCGCCGTGGTGCTCCAATTATTTTTAACCGTAAAACAGGTAAAGTTTATGTCAACGAAAGTTATTTTTTTAATTTTAAATTTTTAAAAAATCCGATTACCTATTTACACCCGAGTAAAAAACGTATTAAAGAGTATGATTGGGCATATTTACAAGGGGTAGTGGTGCATAACTTTTCCCGATATTCACGCAATAGCATCATCTTAATGGTGTGTAAACCCAATACCTATAAGACAATCGATCATATACTGTTAGACCCATTACGCGTTGGTGTAGGCAGTTATTTTGTCTGGGGTTGGGTTAATAATTTTATGTGTGCAAACGATTTAATCAGTTTAAATGACGGCAAATACAAGTCGGAACAAGAAACTCAATTTAAAAAAGAGATAATAGAAGGTCAAGGTTGGCCAGACTGGATGGTCGAAGCGTTTAATGCCACCACGCATGACGAGTTAGCTAAAATCAAACAAAAGTATAATGTTGAGTCATAATAAGCTAGGATATCAAAAAAACAATAAGGAATAAGGAGTTAACATGGCATCAAAATACCGCCCACAAATACCCGGTTGTATTGGCGATTTAAATAAAGGTCCTACATATATTTCGGATGCCGATAATCGACTACTTTATGCCAATGATAATTATTGTGCTTTCATTCGGAAACCGAAATTAAATCAAATTGTTTATATATTCGCTTTTTCTTTTGCATTTATTCTTTCGATTCCAGCAACTATTTTATCGATATTGTTAGTTTTTGTATTCAATATTTCACATGATTCGAAAATTGAAATTTTAGGTATATCATGTTTTATATGTTGTTGTTTGGGGGTTTATGTTGTTTTACCTGAATTATACCAAAACTTATTTACTCGCCGAGGTGCTCCAATCATTTTTAACCGTAAAACAGGTAAAGTTTATGTCAACGAAAGCTATTTTTATAATTTTAAATTTTTAAAAAATCCGCTTACCTATTTACACCCGAGTAAAAAACGTATTAAAGAGTATGATTGGGCATATTTACAAGGGGTGGTGGTGCATAACTTTTCCCGATATTCACGCAATAGCACCATATTAATGGTGTGCAAACCCAATACC
This window encodes:
- a CDS encoding ChaB family protein; translation: MPYKTRNDLPESVRHVLPEHAQDIFKEAFNSAIKEYQDPKKRRDNSPPEQVAFRVAWSAVEKLYHKDENGKWVAK
- a CDS encoding DUF6708 domain-containing protein, whose product is MASKYRPQIPGCIGDLDKGTKYISDADNRLLYANDNYCVFIRKPKLNQIVYTLAFLLAFICLIPATISMILVVFVFNTSNDYDVKIEIIGISCLIGCCLGFYAALPELYHNLFTRRGAPIIFNRKTGKVYVNESYFFNFKFLKNPITYLHPSKKRIKEYDWAYLQGVVVHNFSRYSRNSIILMVCKPNTYKTIDHILLDPLRVGVGSYFVWGWVNNFMCANDLISLNDGKYKSEQETQFKKEIIEGQGWPDWMVEAFNATTHDELAKIKQKYNVES
- a CDS encoding DUF6708 domain-containing protein; protein product: MASKYRPQIPGCIGDLNKGPTYISDADNRLLYANDNYCAFIRKPKLNQIVYIFAFSFAFILSIPATILSILLVFVFNISHDSKIEILGISCFICCCLGVYVVLPELYQNLFTRRGAPIIFNRKTGKVYVNESYFYNFKFLKNPLTYLHPSKKRIKEYDWAYLQGVVVHNFSRYSRNSTILMVCKPNTHKTIDHILLDPLRSGIGSYFVWGWVNNFMCANDLISLNDGKYKWEQETQFKKEIIEGQGWPEWMVEAFNATTHDELAKIKQKYNIES
- a CDS encoding toxin VasX — protein: MNKTENIAIENKNEASGNCLACGRTGIPVFLLRQAVIKMKGLKTDEANPDYQELANYTKNLNFRSRMPDEKLIEYGYILRTLRNGYIYVMQQQGEDINSRMMQTYECVEGALRLRSHHQLTFTEPRPISKACKNYCHTIPAAFIHLQQDYTQAWVAYSAQPWSTTAVEDYLKEQDNQVLSRFTKIDITNLAQSPAEATSNRAVPFTDIFGQVNNTKTPSKVLEFRFDDNKLPFFESAHPFNSFKQQKQQFATHASQLYKGSKPISCGVVLEDTFGIAEELNTQRVVHLHIFNEQPLTDDEINLAEETINGFDDIDKLNKIYEQRAKNMFKTINPKLQRQFNYYKPVMFKKRIILQLIEQYRSSIISVYDQQIAKVEEEIENFKNSGLDTVGYNGIPESTRMLTRVSRLYAEKREKLKDFDDYIDQGEIEKFNIKLEKAYKEVVNYHKEWSLDYFTYARWLFGKDGFTSAFTETKPFSVNANHFWQREFDFSSSETQLVYLSQVTNMLLDTTHSEIKLDEDSALWDELLSNPESIYYISEYDNPKGIDHDKELYVDLTDNSLLKPLELISNATKFFSVINSYIEKRHNNDLENKLIVLRENKQQAEVEIKQNQQKIAELEKQKQNIPVSDPVAQEQLRKLKRSYETQIQQLNKELKAIEQQLSNLTQTAEAAVTLESKPLANTALKNQAILAKDTLRFPIKTEWMRLNAFDQLAKLGALPVEINVEVRPENIAKIQNLFTQMHRSFFNRGIYHPHELAFLDNFDIDEKPVKTGSGKVQKVKFTLCFPDIHTKTLFVNFINSINGKLSPYNLKQFMEQAYKDYFKLKYQQKIRLESLEHANRGKTTTTQILNETSDKNTNRAKTKIDEKMGKVKDVVVFNENQKNQSRVQIKIEEAENHIKKGKFTFKVNLAVSGVLGCINLMNINDILKEWDKVKEGNGAQQAQQQLLKELLSLGLIAIDITSQYQYIKLNIQLKDALNAGNKISLLKAKIKFNSMISKTVNKVFTAITVIEAAEELISAYDMRNMEDSKFFYRRLIGSVGLGIGAIIALAGSWLTLLIGVIMIIGGAIIIMLSRKYDNLTPIQHWLNRCCFGTQAEFDYLGYSAYQEEDYNDHSGFGAALNDYAVMVSNIQTFIRLLPPYLKVGFVSNRPGGSNPNRRHVYFYLDIPDFSKYNQNESATALIRIFITHFNDKTAFEPVPERYIDLKCRITTENIEILEVKKYNDNIEKFARTDKKAYFEKYEREYDPITGKPLPDNNKIIEPAEFTLITSANNIQTETHTNVDELIKNGLIINKWIAGTIGEASIEKYHIMIQYNKYDDVPLIINKKSKI
- a CDS encoding type VI secretion system Vgr family protein, which gives rise to MSLTDIVSAGLDALTSTVSHNRYLLKLDELDMTDTISVFSVVIDEQLNQPWRYTITFTSPNRALSVDSILNKSASFSFLPETEKLMDIIFDSSSITKQVFGVITAFSLISINQEEAHYQVVLEPRLALLNNSRGSAIYQNQSVISVVEHLLRQHGLNGIDYRLDLSESYPARELITQWQESDLAFIQRLLSDVGISFYFETHPEHNCDVVVFSDQDQHFKEYGSIIHQKPSGMGDGGNFSVWALTPQSKMVNQNVMVNDYNYRNAKQDMFSQVNTALTETTTYGTEYHYGENYKHLSENTDSNEIESGQWFATIRHQHNISHQRIIQGKCNNYNLAPGQRWFIINSEIDDIDDGIIILAITGNGDRSNAYEIEFTAIAFDVLKPYRPRPLPMPKIGNTLPARITSPDNDTYGYIDEHGRYRVKFNFDLANWRSGQESLWVRFASPYAGSQYGFHFPLIDGTEVAIAFTDQNPNRPYIAFAFHDSAHPDPVTNLNKHRNVIRTPTNNKLRMDDKRGQEHIKLATEYGKTQLNIGHLVNSNKEQRGEGFELRTDMWGAIAANRGLYLTSQTKSKAQGKQLDMQGAISELENALSIAKALQNATEQAQSHVPDVDSQQQLQSAVSNMSQPGILAYAQEGMALTSSENIQLTTKNSVTVTTAKQTDISALKNITLTTSEAISLMAQKSGVKVITNQGDIDVQAQTDQIALAAKQNIQIDSANSHVDFSAAKTLKLICGGSYIKISEAGIELGTQDNIYLKSNAMQKMSPATETRTIKLKSSNLDIKSCSEMD
- a CDS encoding DUF6708 domain-containing protein; this encodes MPSKYRPQIPGWIGDLNKGPTYLMADDDRLLYANDNFCAFIRKTKSDQNFYLFLFLLALLMSAVGIFAGVKLFFLPINFDDREDIYASLVTIILSLTMIFAVFNIILPGLYQNLFTRRGSPIIFNRKTGQVYVNESYFFSFRILYNPIYLFHPNKKRIKEYDWAHLQGVVVHNFSRNSLVTIILMVCKPHTHKTIDHILLDPLRAGVGSYLVWGWVNNFMCFDELIDLNEGKYKTDEELQFKKEIIEGQGWPDWMVEAFNATTHDELAKIKQKYNVEAS